CCGGATTCGCGTCTCGTTCCCACGCTCCTGCGTGGGAATGCCGGGCGGGCGCTCCGCGTCCGGTCTTGGCACTGAACGCGGAGCGCCCGCCCTTGCTCCCACGCAGGAGCGCGGGAGCCAGCGTGGCCTAACTCAACGGCATTGGGCTGGAGCCCTCACCGGCAATATTCAAGCAGCAGCGCATTGACCTCGTCGACCTCGAACGCCTGGGGGTCGAATTCGCCCCCGATCCATTCCTTGTACTCTTCGTGCTCCGGGTGTGTCGGATCGCCCAGTGCCGCAATGAATCCATAGTAACCGGGAATGCCCCCGACGTCTTCCGGCGGACAGGCGCCCTTGCCCTTGATGCAGCACGGCAGGGTTGCGGCCGGGTCGCCGGGCAGGATCTTCTCCAGCGATATTTTATGCTCCCAACTATCGCCGAAATCGTATTCGTAGATGATCGACTCTTTCTCGTTCCTGAGAAGCTGGTTAAGCTTATAGCGTCGCTCATCCAGGATTTCCATGAAATCAGAATGAGGGTCCGGCGTGCCATAGTAAACCCGGCCGACACGGAACTGATGTAAATGGGAGTCGGTCCACCCCATGACGATCTGGATGACCTGATGGAACTTCGGCAGCGGCACCGCGCCGTCGATGAGCACGCGGCGCCAGATCGGCGGCTTTGCGCCATCAAGGCCGATCTTGATCTGATAGATTGCTTGAGCGCTTTTTGCCATGTTTCTTGCTCCCGATGATGACTGAGTTGCGACCAATGTCAAACCGTTCTCTGGCTGCCGGGTTGGTAAGTCGCCGCGAACACGCTTTCCGACAGCCAGTCCCGGAATTGATCATCGTCCTGAAACCTCTTGAACAGATCCTGGTGGTCGGTGAACATCCCCAGGATCACCTGACGCAGGGCGGAATCGTGTTCGATCCGGGCCTTATCCCGGTTCGCGTGATGCATGGCGTTGCGGTAAGCGCTATTGCCTGCAACGTAGGCGGGTATTTCTTCCGCAATCACCTTTGCGATCCGGTCGCGGTCCACCCAGGCGATGTTACCCCAGCGCTCGTTGAACTCGCGCAGGATCCTGCTCAGCCGCTCTAATTCAGGCTCCGGCTTGCGGCCGCCGCCCCGCTCGTTATAGGGGTCCAGGGTCCCGTCGATGTCTTCAAGCCGCAGCGATAAGGTGGCCTGCTTTTCGGAGCGATAACTGTCCATGTCCACCGCCGCCAGGATCTCTGTCCCTTGGTCGTCATCACGCGGAGCCGGCAGCCGCGGCACCAGCAGGTGCAG
The DNA window shown above is from Candidatus Thiodictyon syntrophicum and carries:
- a CDS encoding plasmid pRiA4b ORF-3 family protein, which translates into the protein MAKSAQAIYQIKIGLDGAKPPIWRRVLIDGAVPLPKFHQVIQIVMGWTDSHLHQFRVGRVYYGTPDPHSDFMEILDERRYKLNQLLRNEKESIIYEYDFGDSWEHKISLEKILPGDPAATLPCCIKGKGACPPEDVGGIPGYYGFIAALGDPTHPEHEEYKEWIGGEFDPQAFEVDEVNALLLEYCR